The proteins below come from a single Myxocyprinus asiaticus isolate MX2 ecotype Aquarium Trade chromosome 28, UBuf_Myxa_2, whole genome shotgun sequence genomic window:
- the LOC127419305 gene encoding citrate synthase, mitochondrial-like, with amino-acid sequence MSFLSIARLAPRFLSSKNACVVVAARHASASMNLKDVLADLIPKEQSRIKNFRQQHGKTSIGQITVDMVYGGMRGMKGLVYETSVLDPDEGIRFRGYSIPECQQLLPKAPGGEEPLPEGLFWLLITGQVPTDEQVSWLSKEWAKRAALPSHVVTMLDNFPTNLHPMSQFSAAITALNSESSFARAYSEGVNKAKYWEFVYEDSMDLIAKLPCVAAKIYRNLYREGSSIGAIDSNLDWSHNFTNMLGYSEPQFTELMRLYLTIHSDHEGGNVSAHTSHLVGSALSDPYLSFSAAMNGLAGPLHGLANQEVLVWLTALQKELGGEVSDEKMRDYIWNTLKSGRVVPGYGHAVLRKTDPRYTCQREFALKHLPNDPMFKLVAQLYKIVPNVLLEQGKAKNPWPNVDAHSGVLLQYYGMTEMNYYTVLFGVSRALGVLAQLVWSRALGFPLERPKSMSTDGLITLVGAKSG; translated from the exons AATGCATGCGTCGTTGTGGCCGCCAGACATGCCAGTGCTTCCATG AATTTGAAAGACGTCCTGGCAGACCTCATCCCCAAAGAACAGAGCAGAATCAAGAACTTCAGACAGCAGCATGGCAAAACCTCAATCGGTCAGATCACTGTGGACATG GTTTATGGAGGAATGAGAGGCATGAAGGGTTTAGTGTACGAGACATCTGTGCTCGACCCCGATGAG GGCATCCGTTTCCGTGGTTACAGCATTCCAGAGTGTCAGCAGCTGTTGCCCAAGGCACCTGGTGGAGAGGAGCCACTGCCTGAGGGTCTGTTCTGGTTGCTGATCACAGGACAGGTTCCTACCGACGAGCAG GTGAGTTGGTTGTCAAAGGAGTGGGCTAAGCGTGCGGCTCTTCCCTCCCACGTGGTCACCATGCTGGATAATTTCCCCACCAATCTACACCCCATGTCTCAGTTCAGTGCCGCCATCACGGCTCTAAACAGTGAGAGCAGTTTTGCTCGGGCCTACTCTGAGGGAGTGAACAAGGCCAAGTACTGGGAG TTTGTGTATGAGGACTCCATGGACTTGATTGCCAAGCTCCCCTGTGTGGCGGCCAAGATCTACCGTAACCTGTACCGTGAGGGCAGCAGCATCGGTGCCATCGACTCCAACCTGGACTGGTCACACAACTTCACCAACATGCTGGGCTACAGCGAGCCACAGTTCACAGAACTCATGAGGCTCTACCTCACCATTCACAG TGACCACGAGGGTGGAAATGTCAGCGCACACACAAGTCACTTGGTAGGCAGCGCTCTGTCCGACCCCTACCTCTCCTTCAGCGCCGCTATGAACGGCCTGGCAGGACCCCTGCACGGACTGGCCAATCAG GAGGTGCTGGTGTGGCTGACAGCCCTGCAGAAGGAGCTCGGTGGAGAGGTGTCGGATGAGAAAATGAGAGATTACATCTGGAACACACTTAAATCAGGCAGA GTGGTGCCTGGCTATGGCCATGCTGTGCTGAGGAAGACAGATCCCCGCTACACCTGTCAACGCGAGTTTGCCCTTAAGCACCTTCCTAATGACCCCATGTTCAAGCTGGTGGCTCAGCTGTACAAGATCGTGCCCAATGTGCTCCTGGAGCAGGGCAAGGCCAAGAACCCCTGGCCCAATGTAGATGCTCACAGTGGAGTCCTGTTGCAG TACTATGGCATGACTGAGATGAACTATTACACCGTGTTGTTCGGCGTGTCCCGGGCCCTGGGTGTTCTGGCCCAGCTGGTGTGGAGCAGAGCGCTCGGCTTCCCTCTTGAGCGTCCCAAGTCCATGAGCACGGACGGACTCATAACCCTGGTCGGGGCCAAATCAGGCTAG